The following are from one region of the SAR202 cluster bacterium genome:
- the gatC gene encoding Asp-tRNA(Asn)/Glu-tRNA(Gln) amidotransferase subunit GatC, whose translation MAIDKETVEYVSRLAKIRLDEKELGEYTNQLDDILDHIKVLEGVDTKGVEPQYGILQTVMREDRIAESLEQSQVLQNAPDVEGEYIKVKPVLE comes from the coding sequence ATGGCAATTGATAAAGAAACAGTTGAGTATGTATCTAGGTTGGCTAAAATCAGACTCGATGAAAAAGAATTAGGTGAATATACCAATCAACTAGATGATATTTTAGATCATATTAAAGTTTTAGAAGGTGTTGATACCAAAGGTGTTGAACCTCAGTACGGGATTTTACAAACAGTTATGCGCGAAGATAGAATAGCTGAATCTTTAGAACAGTCCCAAGTTTTACAAAATGCTCCTGATGTTGAGGGCGAATATATTAAGGTCAAGCCAGTATTAGAATAA
- the msrB gene encoding peptide-methionine (R)-S-oxide reductase MsrB, translating to MNNEEYKNKLTPAQYEVTRNKATEPPFTGEYLHNKEDGTYLCVCCANPLFSSDTKYDSGCGWPSFWDAMDSEQIKEEVDTSHGMVRVEITCVKCDAHLGHVFPDGPAPTGLRYCINSVSLDFKSSSE from the coding sequence ATGAATAATGAAGAATATAAAAATAAATTAACACCCGCTCAATATGAAGTAACAAGAAACAAAGCAACTGAACCACCATTTACAGGCGAATATTTACATAATAAAGAAGATGGTACTTATCTTTGTGTTTGTTGTGCTAATCCATTATTTTCATCTGATACAAAGTATGATTCAGGTTGTGGATGGCCAAGTTTTTGGGACGCTATGGATTCTGAGCAAATAAAGGAAGAAGTAGATACTTCACATGGCATGGTAAGAGTTGAAATAACATGTGTAAAATGTGATGCTCATTTAGGGCATGTATTTCCAGATGGACCAGCGCCAACCGGTTTAAGATATTGTATCAATTCCGTTTCTTTGGATTTTAAAAGTTCTTCTGAATAG
- a CDS encoding ferrochelatase, whose translation MLEHVTSAKIGCLLMNIGTPSEPTVSGLRTYLKEFLSDPDVVDTNPILRWIIVNLLVVPFRPQKVLPQYQSVWMDEGSPLLVYTQKFVKKITEKNTDIIFDIGMRYGTPSIEQGLKNLVEANVEKIILCPMFPQYAQATSGSCIKRAIEVIEHEDINIPYEINSYFYDEDFLINCLAETIKNSTAYHESEFLLFSFHGLPERQIKKMDTSNNHCLVQENCCEIECEFNQLCYKRHCYETVQRVVDKADLKKPFDIAFQSRFGIDPWIKPNTTDIIEALPKKGIKNISVICPAFTFDCLETLEEIAIRNQEYFIDAGGESLTLIPALNDNDNWVNEFYNYIYQKFARV comes from the coding sequence ATGCTTGAACACGTGACTAGTGCGAAAATTGGCTGTTTATTGATGAATATTGGAACTCCATCAGAACCTACTGTATCAGGCTTAAGAACCTACCTTAAGGAATTTTTATCTGACCCTGATGTAGTTGATACTAATCCGATTTTACGATGGATTATTGTCAATTTGCTTGTTGTTCCTTTTAGACCCCAAAAAGTATTGCCACAATATCAAAGCGTTTGGATGGATGAAGGATCTCCTTTACTTGTTTACACCCAAAAATTCGTAAAAAAAATTACAGAGAAAAACACTGATATTATATTTGATATAGGTATGAGGTATGGCACACCATCTATAGAGCAAGGACTCAAAAATTTGGTAGAAGCCAATGTCGAAAAAATTATATTGTGCCCAATGTTCCCACAGTATGCTCAAGCGACGTCAGGGTCTTGTATAAAAAGAGCTATTGAAGTGATTGAACATGAAGATATCAATATTCCTTATGAAATTAATTCATATTTTTATGATGAAGATTTTTTAATTAATTGTTTAGCTGAAACAATTAAAAATTCAACAGCATATCATGAAAGCGAATTTCTTCTCTTTAGTTTTCATGGTTTACCAGAACGACAAATTAAAAAAATGGATACTTCTAACAACCATTGTTTAGTTCAGGAGAACTGTTGTGAAATTGAGTGTGAGTTTAATCAGTTGTGTTATAAGCGCCATTGTTATGAAACAGTGCAAAGAGTAGTTGATAAAGCAGATTTAAAAAAACCTTTTGATATAGCATTTCAAAGTCGATTTGGTATTGATCCCTGGATTAAACCTAACACTACAGATATTATTGAAGCATTACCTAAAAAAGGTATAAAGAATATTTCAGTTATTTGCCCTGCGTTTACTTTCGATTGTTTGGAAACTCTTGAGGAAATAGCTATTAGAAATCAAGAATACTTTATTGATGCAGGTGGAGAAAGTCTAACATTAATACCCGCTTTAAATGATAACGATAATTGGGTTAATGAATTTTATAACTATATATATCAGAAGTTTGCTAGAGTATGA
- the gatA gene encoding Asp-tRNA(Asn)/Glu-tRNA(Gln) amidotransferase subunit GatA: protein MDLELQKMTINSARKLLDEGSISSKELTQLYLDRIGNTENLIQSYVTVDGEKALKQAETADEIIKSGKASYLTGIPLQIKDNMCTKDTLTTCSSKMLENFIPPYDATVVKKLRDENAVFLGKGNLDEFAMGSSTENSAFNTTKNPWDITKVPGGSSGGPAAAVAASQAIASLGSDTGGSIRQPASLCGVVGLKPTYGLVSRFGLIAFASSLDQIGPITKDVTDCSILLNSIVGNDINDSTSLKYDSPDYLNNLSDDISNLKIGVPKEYFVSGIDNKVRESVETAIKQLESLGAKVDREVSLPSSELALAVYYIIAPSECSSNLSRFDGVKYGFRYKDGNSMWEELEVTRQLGFGPEVKRRIMLGTYSLSSGYYDEYYLKAQKVRTVIINEFEETFKKYDLLVTPTSPTTAFGVGERTDNPLQMYLSDVCTVPVNIAGLPAISIPCGFSDGLPIGLQIIGPRFSEQNILNLAYAFEQNTEWHKYNPRIE from the coding sequence ATGGATTTAGAACTACAAAAGATGACGATTAATAGTGCGCGAAAATTACTTGATGAAGGGTCTATTTCTTCCAAGGAATTAACACAACTATATCTTGATCGAATAGGAAACACAGAAAATCTTATTCAGAGCTATGTGACAGTAGATGGCGAAAAAGCTTTAAAACAAGCTGAAACTGCTGATGAGATTATTAAATCTGGAAAAGCATCATATTTAACAGGTATTCCTTTACAGATTAAAGATAATATGTGTACAAAGGATACGTTGACAACGTGTTCTTCAAAAATGCTTGAAAATTTTATCCCTCCATATGACGCAACTGTTGTAAAGAAATTGAGAGATGAAAATGCAGTTTTTCTTGGCAAAGGAAATTTAGATGAATTTGCTATGGGTTCATCTACAGAAAACTCTGCATTCAATACAACAAAAAATCCTTGGGATATTACAAAAGTCCCAGGCGGGAGTAGTGGGGGGCCGGCCGCAGCTGTTGCAGCATCTCAAGCCATAGCTTCTCTTGGATCAGACACCGGAGGATCGATTAGACAACCAGCATCTTTATGCGGGGTTGTTGGCCTGAAACCTACATATGGTCTAGTTAGTAGATTTGGGCTTATAGCATTTGCATCCTCACTTGATCAAATTGGACCAATAACCAAAGATGTTACGGATTGTTCAATACTTCTCAATTCTATAGTTGGTAATGATATAAATGACTCAACTTCTTTGAAGTATGATTCTCCTGACTATTTGAACAATTTATCTGATGATATTTCTAATCTAAAAATAGGTGTTCCAAAAGAGTATTTTGTATCTGGTATAGATAATAAAGTTCGAGAATCTGTTGAAACAGCAATTAAACAATTGGAATCTCTTGGAGCAAAGGTTGATCGGGAAGTTTCTTTACCCTCAAGCGAGTTGGCATTAGCTGTATATTATATTATTGCCCCATCAGAGTGTTCTTCCAATCTATCAAGGTTTGATGGAGTAAAGTATGGTTTTCGATATAAAGATGGGAACTCTATGTGGGAAGAATTAGAAGTTACGCGTCAATTAGGATTTGGACCAGAAGTGAAACGAAGAATCATGTTGGGTACCTATAGTTTATCTTCAGGATATTATGACGAATATTATTTAAAGGCTCAAAAAGTAAGGACTGTAATTATTAATGAATTTGAAGAAACTTTTAAAAAATATGATTTATTAGTAACTCCTACATCTCCTACCACTGCGTTTGGTGTAGGTGAAAGAACCGATAATCCACTTCAAATGTATTTAAGTGATGTTTGTACTGTCCCCGTTAATATTGCTGGGCTTCCTGCAATATCTATACCTTGTGGATTTTCTGATGGATTACCAATTGGTTTGCAAATTATTGGGCCAAGGTTTAGCGAACAAAATATTTTAAATCTTGCATATGCTTTCGAACAAAATACTGAATGGCATAAATATAATCCAAGGATCGAGTAA
- the aroC gene encoding chorismate synthase, which translates to MFRFLTAGESHGKGLTVIVEGLPAGIPVSEKYIAADMARRQVGYGRGGRMKIETDFAEILSGVRHGLTMGSPVAMWIENRDWSTGTGPDGVNWTDEMSINPTDVEYQKLTKLRPGHADTAGTLKYHQDDARNILERSSARESAARVAAGSIAKRFLEEFDIEVHSHVTCIGGVHSNYMGELDWDLLEQAPFHQENPEGSKLAAVRCFDPEKASEMIETIDRARANGDSAGGIIQIVATGLPIGLGTHIQWDRKITTKLAGAVMSINAVKGVEFGAGFSQADLFGSQVHDVILPKSKWNKDNNKPGYGAWSRKTNNAGGVEGGMSNGEPLVINAIVKPIATIINGLETVDLHTGDFVDKAHFERSDITFVPTCAVIGEAMVACVIAESMLEKFGGDHLDETRRNYHSYLDTITP; encoded by the coding sequence ATGTTTCGATTTTTAACTGCTGGAGAATCTCATGGTAAAGGTTTAACAGTGATAGTAGAAGGATTGCCGGCAGGCATTCCTGTTAGTGAAAAATATATTGCTGCTGACATGGCAAGACGACAAGTTGGATATGGCCGTGGAGGTAGAATGAAGATCGAAACAGATTTTGCTGAAATTTTATCAGGAGTTCGGCATGGTCTTACAATGGGTAGTCCTGTAGCAATGTGGATCGAGAACCGAGATTGGTCTACAGGAACAGGACCAGATGGGGTTAATTGGACTGATGAAATGAGCATAAATCCTACTGATGTTGAATATCAAAAGCTCACCAAACTTAGACCAGGTCATGCCGATACTGCAGGAACACTTAAATATCATCAAGATGATGCTCGAAACATATTAGAAAGATCAAGTGCCAGAGAAAGTGCTGCTAGAGTTGCTGCTGGTTCAATAGCAAAAAGATTTTTAGAAGAATTCGATATTGAAGTTCATTCTCATGTAACTTGTATTGGTGGTGTTCATTCAAATTATATGGGTGAATTAGATTGGGATTTACTAGAACAAGCACCATTTCATCAAGAAAATCCAGAGGGCTCCAAGCTTGCAGCAGTGAGATGTTTTGATCCTGAAAAAGCCTCTGAAATGATTGAAACTATCGATCGTGCAAGGGCTAATGGAGATAGTGCAGGAGGAATAATTCAAATTGTTGCAACGGGTTTACCAATAGGTTTAGGGACTCATATACAATGGGATAGAAAAATCACCACTAAACTTGCTGGGGCTGTTATGAGCATTAATGCTGTAAAAGGAGTTGAGTTTGGTGCTGGATTTAGCCAGGCAGATCTTTTTGGTTCACAAGTCCATGATGTGATTTTACCAAAAAGTAAATGGAATAAAGATAATAATAAACCAGGGTATGGTGCATGGTCTAGAAAAACTAATAATGCTGGTGGTGTGGAAGGCGGTATGAGTAATGGCGAACCATTAGTTATTAATGCTATAGTAAAGCCGATAGCAACAATAATTAATGGACTAGAAACAGTGGATTTACATACTGGAGACTTTGTCGACAAAGCTCATTTTGAACGTAGCGATATAACTTTTGTTCCTACTTGTGCAGTTATTGGTGAAGCTATGGTTGCATGTGTAATTGCAGAAAGTATGCTTGAAAAATTTGGTGGAGATCATTTAGATGAAACCAGAAGGAACTATCATTCTTATCTTGATACAATTACACCCTAA
- the aroA gene encoding 3-phosphoshikimate 1-carboxyvinyltransferase: protein MEMVVGKSSQIQGELYLPGDKSISHRSVIFNSISNGTAKITNISLGQDCISTINIMRNMGVEIDLNEQDTTTLIIKGVGRTGLREPNIVLDAGNSGTTMRLISGLLSAQPFFSVLTGDDSLRSRPMGRIILPLKQMGANILGRDGNTKAPFAIYGSELEGIEYTMPVASAQLKSCLILAAINSVGKTILHQPALSRDHTEKMLGNMGVNIQNDGLKLTIEPFTGEFKSIDVNVPADISSAAFWIVAGLCHQQGKITLKNVGINPSRSGILDVMSEMGGNIYVKNATIVAGEEVADIVVEPSELQGIEISGDIIPRLIDEIPIIALAACFAKGKTVIRDASDARNKESDRLSITVSELSKFGADIEETVDGIIINGVGSLSGTICESFNDHRIAMMEAIAAILSQGKTTIKNSECVAISYPQFWDDLSNLTGDHYDA from the coding sequence ATGGAGATGGTTGTCGGTAAATCTTCTCAGATACAAGGAGAACTATATTTACCTGGAGATAAATCAATATCCCATCGATCAGTAATATTTAATTCTATATCAAATGGTACTGCTAAAATAACTAATATTTCTCTTGGGCAAGATTGTATTTCTACTATTAATATTATGAGAAATATGGGAGTAGAGATTGATCTCAACGAACAAGATACGACTACTCTTATTATAAAAGGGGTTGGTAGAACGGGACTAAGAGAACCAAATATAGTTTTAGATGCAGGTAATTCTGGCACCACAATGAGGCTCATCTCAGGACTATTGTCCGCCCAACCATTTTTTTCTGTACTAACAGGAGATGATTCTCTGCGTTCTAGGCCAATGGGTAGAATAATTTTACCTTTGAAACAGATGGGTGCAAATATATTAGGGAGAGATGGAAATACTAAAGCTCCGTTTGCAATATACGGTTCAGAGTTAGAAGGGATTGAATATACTATGCCTGTGGCTAGTGCACAATTAAAATCGTGTTTAATATTAGCTGCAATTAATAGTGTGGGCAAAACGATTTTGCATCAACCAGCTCTTTCTAGAGATCATACAGAGAAAATGCTAGGGAATATGGGCGTTAATATACAAAATGATGGATTGAAATTAACAATAGAACCATTTACTGGTGAATTTAAAAGTATAGATGTAAATGTCCCTGCAGATATAAGTTCTGCAGCTTTTTGGATTGTTGCTGGTTTATGTCATCAGCAAGGAAAGATTACTTTGAAAAATGTAGGAATTAATCCTTCTAGATCTGGCATTTTAGATGTTATGTCTGAAATGGGTGGGAATATATATGTAAAAAATGCAACTATTGTTGCAGGAGAAGAAGTTGCAGATATTGTAGTAGAACCAAGTGAATTACAAGGTATCGAAATTAGTGGGGATATTATTCCAAGATTAATAGATGAAATTCCTATAATTGCTTTAGCTGCTTGTTTTGCTAAAGGAAAAACAGTTATAAGAGACGCATCTGATGCACGGAATAAGGAAAGTGATCGATTATCCATTACAGTTAGTGAATTATCAAAATTTGGTGCTGATATTGAAGAGACTGTAGATGGTATTATTATTAATGGTGTTGGTAGTTTAAGCGGTACAATTTGTGAATCATTTAACGATCATCGTATAGCAATGATGGAAGCTATAGCTGCTATTTTATCACAGGGTAAAACAACTATAAAAAATAGTGAATGTGTTGCAATTTCTTATCCGCAATTCTGGGATGATTTGAGTAATTTAACAGGAGACCACTACGATGCCTGA
- a CDS encoding guanylate kinase — protein sequence MPDTKLFVISGPSGVGKDTIINHLKSRDKNWYFVVTATTRSIREGERDGKDYLFLTDDQFQAMLDRDQFIENAEVYGNRYGVPSSQFDIAKYSNRHAILKIDVQGALTIKSKFDDAILIFVQPESIDQLISRLTTRNSENQTELKSRISKASYEMDQIEHFDYIVTNNDNEILESVEMIDKIISSH from the coding sequence ATGCCTGATACAAAACTTTTTGTTATTTCAGGGCCTTCTGGTGTGGGTAAAGATACAATAATTAATCATTTAAAGTCTCGAGATAAGAATTGGTATTTTGTAGTTACAGCTACAACTAGATCTATACGAGAAGGTGAAAGAGATGGTAAAGATTACCTATTTCTTACAGATGATCAATTTCAGGCAATGTTAGATCGAGACCAATTTATAGAAAATGCAGAAGTTTATGGGAATAGGTATGGAGTACCTAGTTCGCAATTTGATATAGCAAAATATTCTAACCGCCATGCAATATTAAAAATCGATGTGCAGGGCGCTTTAACAATTAAATCAAAATTTGATGATGCTATTTTGATATTTGTTCAACCAGAGAGTATTGATCAATTAATTTCTCGTTTAACTACAAGAAATTCAGAAAATCAAACTGAATTAAAATCAAGAATATCAAAAGCTTCTTATGAAATGGATCAAATTGAACATTTTGATTATATTGTTACCAATAATGATAATGAAATTTTAGAATCAGTAGAGATGATTGATAAAATTATTTCTTCACATTGA
- a CDS encoding arginine--tRNA ligase, which yields MLIRDYIKELISESINTCHKNGTLPIFDVGQIEVERPQNTDNGDFAVSLPLKLTKILKTNPLEIANALTTNLDNEKTNTVFEKIIVAPPGFINFYLSQEWVQNHLNEILKSGNKYGNIIKTNPIKIQLEFVSVNPTGPLHVGHARGAVLGSSLASIIQASGDMVSKEYYINDAGNQIDLFVKSVYSKYSILNGKEYPMPENGYMGDYIEGIAQEIHDENNTQTLNEAEIKPIALNKMLSNIRSDLLNLNVEFDNWFSEKSLFTSGEFNDTMNQFETNQLSFTKNNAVWFKASDFGEEKDHVLIRTNLEPTYYATDIAYHRNKFLVRNYDKVIDIWGADHHGHISRLKSALEAIGIDRTKLSILLYQLVSLKQGEDKVRASKRAGTIITTNELVQEVGPDACRYFFISRSPDSHMDFDIDLAQKKSSENPVFYIQYAHARAFSILKSVKEGNITLNDGNFTLLENEHEINLLKKFSELTEIIQIAADRYETHHLAKYSLELATLFHLFYQNCRVIDESQSKEITSARVKLVEGFIIVIGKCLDLMGMSKPESM from the coding sequence ATGTTAATTAGAGACTATATAAAAGAGTTAATTTCAGAAAGTATTAACACTTGTCATAAAAATGGAACATTACCAATATTTGATGTCGGTCAAATTGAGGTTGAACGACCACAGAACACAGATAATGGAGATTTTGCAGTAAGTTTACCTCTAAAACTTACTAAGATATTAAAAACCAATCCTTTAGAAATCGCAAATGCATTAACAACAAATTTAGATAATGAAAAAACCAATACAGTTTTTGAAAAAATCATAGTTGCTCCTCCTGGGTTTATAAACTTCTACTTAAGCCAAGAATGGGTACAAAACCACCTAAACGAAATCTTGAAATCAGGTAATAAATATGGAAATATCATAAAAACAAATCCAATAAAAATCCAATTAGAATTCGTAAGCGTTAACCCAACAGGCCCTTTACATGTTGGGCATGCCAGAGGAGCTGTGCTAGGCAGTAGCCTCGCAAGCATAATTCAAGCATCTGGAGATATGGTTTCAAAAGAATATTATATTAATGATGCTGGAAATCAAATCGATTTATTTGTTAAGTCAGTATATTCAAAATATTCCATTCTTAATGGAAAAGAATACCCAATGCCAGAAAATGGATATATGGGAGATTATATTGAAGGAATTGCACAAGAAATACATGATGAAAACAATACTCAAACATTAAATGAAGCCGAAATTAAACCTATAGCTTTAAACAAAATGCTTTCAAATATACGATCAGATCTTTTAAATCTTAATGTCGAATTTGATAACTGGTTTTCCGAAAAATCTTTATTTACCAGCGGAGAATTTAATGACACTATGAATCAATTTGAAACAAATCAACTATCATTTACAAAAAATAATGCAGTCTGGTTTAAAGCATCAGACTTTGGAGAAGAAAAAGATCATGTATTAATTCGTACCAATCTTGAACCAACATATTATGCTACTGACATTGCATATCATAGGAACAAATTCCTTGTAAGAAACTATGACAAAGTAATCGATATTTGGGGAGCAGACCACCACGGTCATATATCGCGATTAAAATCTGCATTGGAAGCTATAGGAATAGATCGTACCAAACTGAGTATCCTGCTTTATCAATTAGTAAGTCTTAAACAAGGTGAAGATAAAGTTCGTGCTTCAAAAAGAGCAGGAACTATAATTACAACAAATGAGTTAGTTCAAGAAGTTGGGCCTGATGCGTGCAGATACTTTTTTATTTCAAGATCACCAGATAGTCATATGGATTTTGATATTGATCTTGCACAAAAAAAATCTTCAGAGAATCCTGTATTTTACATTCAATATGCCCATGCTCGTGCATTCTCGATCCTAAAATCTGTAAAAGAAGGAAACATTACGTTGAATGATGGTAATTTTACGCTACTAGAAAACGAGCATGAAATAAATTTGCTTAAAAAGTTCTCTGAACTAACAGAAATTATCCAAATTGCTGCTGATCGTTATGAAACACATCATCTTGCAAAATACTCATTAGAGCTAGCTACATTATTCCATCTCTTCTATCAAAATTGCAGAGTTATTGATGAAAGTCAAAGCAAAGAAATCACCAGTGCTCGGGTAAAGCTCGTAGAGGGATTTATTATAGTTATAGGTAAGTGTTTAGATTTAATGGGAATGTCTAAACCTGAATCAATGTAA
- a CDS encoding prephenate dehydrogenase, whose amino-acid sequence MGFSMDKIAIIGLGLIGGSIGLALKSGKRSDIEIWGYDQDNAVGNKAKKVGAIDKSVWNLPDAVKEAKIVIITTPVLSVRQIMEDIAEHLSPGAIVTDTGSTKRVIMDWADEYLPENVHFVGGHPMAGRETSGIGSADGTLYKGCRYVVIPHAKADQKAVDSIISMIEYIGAKPYFMDPQEHDSYVGAVSHLPMMLSKALILSTSQSPSWREIAKLASTGYKDISRLASGSPIMHLDIALTNKDSIIYWIDRATEQLQNIKMLIEKTDVEDIDEKEESMDELLDTFLEALHSRESWLYRYEAGEDFDDLGNNPTQPDLPTSSDQIADMLFGGRLRERYQKMFEVTSKQLIDNQKKNRRWSR is encoded by the coding sequence ATGGGGTTTTCCATGGATAAAATAGCAATAATTGGATTGGGTTTAATAGGTGGGTCTATAGGACTTGCCCTAAAATCTGGTAAACGTTCTGATATAGAGATTTGGGGATACGATCAAGATAATGCCGTTGGAAACAAAGCAAAAAAAGTTGGTGCAATCGATAAATCTGTATGGAATTTACCAGATGCAGTTAAAGAAGCCAAAATCGTAATAATTACTACACCTGTTTTGTCGGTACGACAAATTATGGAAGATATTGCAGAACATTTATCACCTGGAGCTATTGTTACTGATACTGGAAGTACAAAAAGAGTGATTATGGATTGGGCAGATGAATATTTACCAGAAAATGTTCATTTTGTAGGTGGTCATCCCATGGCTGGACGTGAAACTTCTGGTATTGGAAGTGCTGACGGTACTCTTTATAAAGGATGTCGCTATGTAGTGATTCCGCATGCTAAAGCTGATCAAAAAGCTGTAGATTCTATTATTTCAATGATTGAATATATTGGTGCTAAACCCTATTTTATGGACCCTCAAGAACACGATAGTTATGTTGGGGCGGTTAGCCATCTACCAATGATGTTATCCAAAGCACTTATATTATCTACAAGTCAAAGTCCTTCTTGGAGAGAAATCGCTAAACTTGCATCAACAGGATATAAAGATATTTCTAGATTAGCTTCAGGTAGTCCAATTATGCATTTAGATATAGCTTTAACAAATAAAGATTCAATTATTTATTGGATAGATCGCGCTACTGAACAACTACAAAATATAAAAATGTTAATTGAAAAAACTGATGTTGAAGACATAGATGAAAAAGAAGAATCTATGGACGAATTATTAGATACATTTTTAGAAGCATTGCATTCCCGAGAAAGTTGGCTTTATAGATATGAAGCTGGGGAAGATTTTGACGATTTAGGCAACAACCCAACTCAACCTGATCTTCCAACCTCTAGTGATCAAATAGCTGATATGTTGTTTGGAGGTAGACTAAGGGAAAGATATCAAAAAATGTTTGAAGTTACATCAAAACAATTAATAGATAATCAGAAGAAAAACAGGCGATGGAGTAGATGA
- a CDS encoding gamma carbonic anhydrase family protein produces the protein MIREFQGKKPKIHPTAFVSEFAYVIGDVEIDEYTMILPGVIIRGDSGKIKIGKRTNIQDNSVVHSDADSWIGDDSTIGHGVVWHGRILSNNCLVGNGAVVNDGVEVGELSIIAAGSVVLEEARIPEKTIVTGIPGKPRGETSEKHHELIKRTASHYTQRGKNYKAEGGLEG, from the coding sequence TTGATTAGAGAATTCCAAGGAAAAAAACCTAAGATTCATCCTACAGCATTTGTTAGTGAGTTTGCATATGTTATTGGTGACGTTGAAATTGATGAATATACCATGATTTTACCTGGAGTTATAATTCGTGGGGATAGTGGGAAAATTAAAATTGGTAAGAGAACAAATATTCAAGATAACAGTGTAGTTCATTCTGATGCAGACTCTTGGATAGGTGATGATTCTACAATTGGGCATGGAGTTGTATGGCATGGAAGAATTCTATCTAATAATTGTTTAGTTGGGAATGGCGCCGTAGTAAATGATGGAGTTGAAGTAGGAGAATTATCAATAATAGCAGCGGGTTCAGTTGTTCTTGAAGAGGCAAGAATCCCTGAAAAGACTATTGTAACAGGTATACCTGGCAAACCTCGTGGGGAAACATCTGAAAAACATCATGAATTAATAAAAAGAACTGCATCACATTACACTCAAAGAGGCAAAAACTATAAAGCAGAAGGTGGATTAGAAGGATAA
- a CDS encoding inositol monophosphatase translates to MNDTEIQPILTSIIKEAGELVKEGFYTTKQISFKSPSDPVTNIDLASETLIRERLGQYFPDIEILGEEYGGNIISDELRWVIDPIDGTRNFAAGIPHFCVSIGLVQGNNPVVGSIYDPIRDELFFSQSNQGATLNGESMQVSTKTNPGDFIIGLDIGRIDDKAIHAFKLIENLFPTMQCLRVFGSAALGMAYAASGRIDIFLHHSLSPWDIAAGLLLVTESNGITLDKATLKQANLLTKGLLCSSEELLNIFLKMTENEKWYQ, encoded by the coding sequence ATGAATGACACTGAAATCCAACCAATTCTTACATCTATAATTAAAGAAGCTGGGGAATTAGTTAAAGAGGGATTTTATACTACAAAACAAATATCCTTTAAGAGCCCATCAGACCCAGTTACAAATATAGATCTAGCTTCAGAAACTTTAATTCGAGAAAGATTGGGGCAATATTTTCCTGACATTGAAATTCTTGGTGAAGAATATGGCGGTAATATAATATCCGATGAATTACGATGGGTTATTGACCCCATTGATGGTACAAGAAATTTTGCAGCAGGTATACCGCATTTTTGTGTATCAATCGGTTTAGTTCAAGGTAACAACCCAGTTGTTGGGTCAATATATGATCCAATACGAGACGAGCTATTTTTTTCTCAATCCAATCAAGGAGCTACTCTTAATGGAGAATCAATGCAAGTTAGCACAAAAACAAATCCAGGAGATTTTATAATTGGACTAGATATAGGTCGCATAGATGATAAAGCTATACATGCTTTCAAACTTATTGAAAATCTTTTTCCTACCATGCAATGCTTAAGAGTATTTGGCTCAGCAGCGTTAGGAATGGCATATGCTGCTTCTGGGCGAATCGATATATTTTTACATCATTCTCTTTCACCTTGGGATATAGCTGCAGGATTATTATTGGTAACAGAAAGCAACGGAATTACCCTTGATAAAGCAACATTAAAACAAGCTAATCTTCTTACTAAGGGTTTATTATGTTCTAGTGAAGAATTACTAAATATATTTCTCAAAATGACAGAAAATGAAAAATGGTATCAGTAA